One window of Channa argus isolate prfri chromosome 4, Channa argus male v1.0, whole genome shotgun sequence genomic DNA carries:
- the LOC137125305 gene encoding OX-2 membrane glycoprotein-like isoform X2 — protein MCGSALPLSLLLWTAISTTEGKVTALASVTAEAGRPFILGCNITTVAGDTIRQVRWTNNLNKLILAYEQSVPVRISHQQANIQLTRHHNDASYITIKNVQPQDEGCYTCYFDVFPSGSQEAKTCIKVSACPDWGHRRFIFPREIPEVLETKGRVHLHGNKTAISGKPATLSCWYSISKQVVQVLWKKTAEQGDTTRVVSYAMNGHYNLEKQFVDRVNLSRTLDNSELTIQSVKTEDEACYTCEFHTYPDGSKSGTACLSVYVLPNPEVTHVTMSTGITEANCTAQSRPAAEITWNVDGDNRTSGPPIVSEYDQGDGTTIVTSTLSFQTVLLNQVKCIVNHSGLEKPLSVSVNPNMAPAMVILLSVCGVAAVLLLCLCVCLCKCFVCIED, from the exons ATGTGTGGATCTGCCCTCCCCCTGAGTCTGCTCCTCTGGACAGCCATCTCCACGACAGAAG GTAAAGTTACAGCTCTTGCCAGTGTGACCGCAGAGGCAGGACGCCCCTTCATTCTCGGCTGCAACATCACCACAGTAGCAGGCGACACTATCCGACAAGTGCGCTGGACCAATAACCTTAACAAACTCATCCTGGCGTATGAACAAAGTGTGCCGGTGCGCATCAGCCATCAGCAAGCCAACATACAGCTCACCAGGCACCACAACGATGCCAGCTACATCACCATAAAGAATGTGCAGCCTCAAGATGAGGGCTGCTACACTtgttattttgatgtttttcccAGTGGCTCACAAGAAGCCAAAACGTGCATCAAAGTCTCTG CATGTCCTGATTGGGGTCATAGAAGGTTTATTTTTCCTCGCGAAATCCCAGAAGTCCTTGAGACAAAGG GGCGAGTGCACCTGCACGGCAACAAGACGGCCATAAGTGGGAAACCGGCCACCCTGTCCTGCTGGTACAGTATTTCTAAACAGGTGGTCCAGGTGCTGTGGAAGAAGACGGCCGAGCAGGGGGACACCACCCGTGTGGTGTCCTACGCCATGAACGGCCACTACAACTTAGAAAAGCAGTTTGTGGATCGGGTTAACCTGAGCCGAACTCTGGACAACTCGGAACTGACCATCCAGTCGGTCAAGACGGAGGACGAGGCCTGCTACACCTGTGAGTTCCACACCTACCCAGATGGCAGTAAAAGTGGGACCGCTTGCCTCTCGGTCTACG TTTTACCGAATCCAGAGGTGACCCACGTGACCATGTCAACAGGCATCACGGAAGCCAACTGCACGGCCCAGTCCCGCCCTGCAGCGGAGATCACGTGGAACGTTGACGGCGACAACCGTACCTCTGGACCGCCCATTGTATCCGAATACGATCAGGGCGACGGCACCACAATCGTGACGAGCACACTGTCCTTCCAGACAGTGCTGCTCAATCAAGTCAAGTGCATCGTCAACCACAGTGGTTTGGAGAAGCCTCTGTCAGTGTCCGTCAACCCAAACA TGGCTCCAGCCATGGTTATCCTGCTCTCTGTTTGTGGCGTGGCTGCAGTCCTTctcctgtgcctgtgtgtgtgtctctgcaagTGCTTCGTCTGCATCGAGG ACTGA
- the LOC137125306 gene encoding OX-2 membrane glycoprotein-like, whose product MADCVVLFSLVFLSLFLKGAALIETRETELAAVGEEALLGCKFMEPEDVVQVTWQNVLPDQDQNMATYHTDFGQLVNSGFGDKVRFKVAELKNSSIIIRNVVDQDEGCYLCLFNTYNFGAFIGKTCLQVYELHQPVLHVTQSNGTEESVVSCSATGRPAPTVMLSVTQQGLNFSHYSTVSVNNTNATVSVCTTALLSGFHDSSIQVGCVARVLSGPQKEVFMVIPELNQTFTDGFDKESGCKNRDFRCTFVVLALALTFGCVAAVIGNQKNTVSQGGSSSGHCSSTASSTMPGPTVNGASTPPSTEA is encoded by the exons ATGGCAGattgtgtggttttattttccCTAGTTTTTTTGTCACTCTTTCTGAAAG GTGCAGCTCTGATTGAAACACGGGAGACTGAACTGGCAGCTGTGGGAGAAGAGGCTCTTTTAGGTTGTAAGTTCATGGAACCTGAAGATGTGGTTCAAGTCACATGGCAGAATGTTTTACCTGATCAGGACCAGAACATGGCCACCTACCACACTGACTTTGGACAACTAGTGAATTCTGGCTTTGGAGATAAAGTGCGATTTAAAGTTGCTGAACTGAAGAACAGCTCCATAATTATTAGAAACGTTGTGGACCAGGACGAAGGCTgctatctgtgtttgtttaacaCTTACAATTTTGGTGCTTTCATTGGCAAAACGTGCCTCCAAGTTTATG AGCTGCATCAGCCCGTCCTTCATGTCACACAGTCAAACGGTACTGAAGAGTCAGTTGTGTCCTGCTCAGCTACAGGTCGACCTGCTCCCACTGTGATGCTGAGCGTCACACAACAAGGCCTCAACTTCTCCCACTACAGCACTGTCAGTGTCAATAACACCAACGCTACGGTCTCTGTCTGCACCACAGCTCTGCTGTCTGGGTTCCATGACAGCAGCATCCAGGTTGGATGTGTAGCGAGAGTCCTCTCAGGTCCTCAGAAAGAAGTGTTTATGGTGATTCCTGAGCTCAATCAGACATTTACTGATG GATTTGATAAAGAATCTGGTTGTAAAAATAGAGATTTCA GATGTACTTTTGTTGTATTAGCCTTGGCATTGACCTTTGGTTGTGTTGCTGCAGTCATCGGCaaccaaaaaaacacag TTTCACAAGGTGGGTCCAGCTCTGGACactgctcctccactgcctcctcTACCATGCCCGGGCCAACAGTGAATGGAGCCAGCACTCCTCCATCAACAGAAGCTTAA
- the LOC137125305 gene encoding OX-2 membrane glycoprotein-like isoform X4: MCGSALPLSLLLWTAISTTEGKVTALASVTAEAGRPFILGCNITTVAGDTIRQVRWTNNLNKLILAYEQSVPVRISHQQANIQLTRHHNDASYITIKNVQPQDEGCYTCYFDVFPSGSQEAKTCIKVSACPDWGHRRFIFPREIPEVLETKGRVHLHGNKTAISGKPATLSCWYSISKQVVQVLWKKTAEQGDTTRVVSYAMNGHYNLEKQFVDRVNLSRTLDNSELTIQSVKTEDEACYTCEFHTYPDGSKSGTACLSVYVLPNPEVTHVTMSTGITEANCTAQSRPAAEITWNVDGDNRTSGPPIVSEYDQGDGTTIVTSTLSFQTVLLNQVKCIVNHSGLEKPLSVSVNPNN; the protein is encoded by the exons ATGTGTGGATCTGCCCTCCCCCTGAGTCTGCTCCTCTGGACAGCCATCTCCACGACAGAAG GTAAAGTTACAGCTCTTGCCAGTGTGACCGCAGAGGCAGGACGCCCCTTCATTCTCGGCTGCAACATCACCACAGTAGCAGGCGACACTATCCGACAAGTGCGCTGGACCAATAACCTTAACAAACTCATCCTGGCGTATGAACAAAGTGTGCCGGTGCGCATCAGCCATCAGCAAGCCAACATACAGCTCACCAGGCACCACAACGATGCCAGCTACATCACCATAAAGAATGTGCAGCCTCAAGATGAGGGCTGCTACACTtgttattttgatgtttttcccAGTGGCTCACAAGAAGCCAAAACGTGCATCAAAGTCTCTG CATGTCCTGATTGGGGTCATAGAAGGTTTATTTTTCCTCGCGAAATCCCAGAAGTCCTTGAGACAAAGG GGCGAGTGCACCTGCACGGCAACAAGACGGCCATAAGTGGGAAACCGGCCACCCTGTCCTGCTGGTACAGTATTTCTAAACAGGTGGTCCAGGTGCTGTGGAAGAAGACGGCCGAGCAGGGGGACACCACCCGTGTGGTGTCCTACGCCATGAACGGCCACTACAACTTAGAAAAGCAGTTTGTGGATCGGGTTAACCTGAGCCGAACTCTGGACAACTCGGAACTGACCATCCAGTCGGTCAAGACGGAGGACGAGGCCTGCTACACCTGTGAGTTCCACACCTACCCAGATGGCAGTAAAAGTGGGACCGCTTGCCTCTCGGTCTACG TTTTACCGAATCCAGAGGTGACCCACGTGACCATGTCAACAGGCATCACGGAAGCCAACTGCACGGCCCAGTCCCGCCCTGCAGCGGAGATCACGTGGAACGTTGACGGCGACAACCGTACCTCTGGACCGCCCATTGTATCCGAATACGATCAGGGCGACGGCACCACAATCGTGACGAGCACACTGTCCTTCCAGACAGTGCTGCTCAATCAAGTCAAGTGCATCGTCAACCACAGTGGTTTGGAGAAGCCTCTGTCAGTGTCCGTCAACCCAAACA ACTGA
- the LOC137125305 gene encoding OX-2 membrane glycoprotein-like isoform X1: MCGSALPLSLLLWTAISTTEGKVTALASVTAEAGRPFILGCNITTVAGDTIRQVRWTNNLNKLILAYEQSVPVRISHQQANIQLTRHHNDASYITIKNVQPQDEGCYTCYFDVFPSGSQEAKTCIKVSACPDWGHRRFIFPREIPEVLETKGRVHLHGNKTAISGKPATLSCWYSISKQVVQVLWKKTAEQGDTTRVVSYAMNGHYNLEKQFVDRVNLSRTLDNSELTIQSVKTEDEACYTCEFHTYPDGSKSGTACLSVYVLPNPEVTHVTMSTGITEANCTAQSRPAAEITWNVDGDNRTSGPPIVSEYDQGDGTTIVTSTLSFQTVLLNQVKCIVNHSGLEKPLSVSVNPNMAPAMVILLSVCGVAAVLLLCLCVCLCKCFVCIEGR; this comes from the exons ATGTGTGGATCTGCCCTCCCCCTGAGTCTGCTCCTCTGGACAGCCATCTCCACGACAGAAG GTAAAGTTACAGCTCTTGCCAGTGTGACCGCAGAGGCAGGACGCCCCTTCATTCTCGGCTGCAACATCACCACAGTAGCAGGCGACACTATCCGACAAGTGCGCTGGACCAATAACCTTAACAAACTCATCCTGGCGTATGAACAAAGTGTGCCGGTGCGCATCAGCCATCAGCAAGCCAACATACAGCTCACCAGGCACCACAACGATGCCAGCTACATCACCATAAAGAATGTGCAGCCTCAAGATGAGGGCTGCTACACTtgttattttgatgtttttcccAGTGGCTCACAAGAAGCCAAAACGTGCATCAAAGTCTCTG CATGTCCTGATTGGGGTCATAGAAGGTTTATTTTTCCTCGCGAAATCCCAGAAGTCCTTGAGACAAAGG GGCGAGTGCACCTGCACGGCAACAAGACGGCCATAAGTGGGAAACCGGCCACCCTGTCCTGCTGGTACAGTATTTCTAAACAGGTGGTCCAGGTGCTGTGGAAGAAGACGGCCGAGCAGGGGGACACCACCCGTGTGGTGTCCTACGCCATGAACGGCCACTACAACTTAGAAAAGCAGTTTGTGGATCGGGTTAACCTGAGCCGAACTCTGGACAACTCGGAACTGACCATCCAGTCGGTCAAGACGGAGGACGAGGCCTGCTACACCTGTGAGTTCCACACCTACCCAGATGGCAGTAAAAGTGGGACCGCTTGCCTCTCGGTCTACG TTTTACCGAATCCAGAGGTGACCCACGTGACCATGTCAACAGGCATCACGGAAGCCAACTGCACGGCCCAGTCCCGCCCTGCAGCGGAGATCACGTGGAACGTTGACGGCGACAACCGTACCTCTGGACCGCCCATTGTATCCGAATACGATCAGGGCGACGGCACCACAATCGTGACGAGCACACTGTCCTTCCAGACAGTGCTGCTCAATCAAGTCAAGTGCATCGTCAACCACAGTGGTTTGGAGAAGCCTCTGTCAGTGTCCGTCAACCCAAACA TGGCTCCAGCCATGGTTATCCTGCTCTCTGTTTGTGGCGTGGCTGCAGTCCTTctcctgtgcctgtgtgtgtgtctctgcaagTGCTTCGTCTGCATCGAGG gTCGATGA
- the LOC137125305 gene encoding OX-2 membrane glycoprotein-like isoform X3, with protein MCGSALPLSLLLWTAISTTEGKVTALASVTAEAGRPFILGCNITTVAGDTIRQVRWTNNLNKLILAYEQSVPVRISHQQANIQLTRHHNDASYITIKNVQPQDEGCYTCYFDVFPSGSQEAKTCIKVSGRVHLHGNKTAISGKPATLSCWYSISKQVVQVLWKKTAEQGDTTRVVSYAMNGHYNLEKQFVDRVNLSRTLDNSELTIQSVKTEDEACYTCEFHTYPDGSKSGTACLSVYVLPNPEVTHVTMSTGITEANCTAQSRPAAEITWNVDGDNRTSGPPIVSEYDQGDGTTIVTSTLSFQTVLLNQVKCIVNHSGLEKPLSVSVNPNMAPAMVILLSVCGVAAVLLLCLCVCLCKCFVCIEGR; from the exons ATGTGTGGATCTGCCCTCCCCCTGAGTCTGCTCCTCTGGACAGCCATCTCCACGACAGAAG GTAAAGTTACAGCTCTTGCCAGTGTGACCGCAGAGGCAGGACGCCCCTTCATTCTCGGCTGCAACATCACCACAGTAGCAGGCGACACTATCCGACAAGTGCGCTGGACCAATAACCTTAACAAACTCATCCTGGCGTATGAACAAAGTGTGCCGGTGCGCATCAGCCATCAGCAAGCCAACATACAGCTCACCAGGCACCACAACGATGCCAGCTACATCACCATAAAGAATGTGCAGCCTCAAGATGAGGGCTGCTACACTtgttattttgatgtttttcccAGTGGCTCACAAGAAGCCAAAACGTGCATCAAAGTCTCTG GGCGAGTGCACCTGCACGGCAACAAGACGGCCATAAGTGGGAAACCGGCCACCCTGTCCTGCTGGTACAGTATTTCTAAACAGGTGGTCCAGGTGCTGTGGAAGAAGACGGCCGAGCAGGGGGACACCACCCGTGTGGTGTCCTACGCCATGAACGGCCACTACAACTTAGAAAAGCAGTTTGTGGATCGGGTTAACCTGAGCCGAACTCTGGACAACTCGGAACTGACCATCCAGTCGGTCAAGACGGAGGACGAGGCCTGCTACACCTGTGAGTTCCACACCTACCCAGATGGCAGTAAAAGTGGGACCGCTTGCCTCTCGGTCTACG TTTTACCGAATCCAGAGGTGACCCACGTGACCATGTCAACAGGCATCACGGAAGCCAACTGCACGGCCCAGTCCCGCCCTGCAGCGGAGATCACGTGGAACGTTGACGGCGACAACCGTACCTCTGGACCGCCCATTGTATCCGAATACGATCAGGGCGACGGCACCACAATCGTGACGAGCACACTGTCCTTCCAGACAGTGCTGCTCAATCAAGTCAAGTGCATCGTCAACCACAGTGGTTTGGAGAAGCCTCTGTCAGTGTCCGTCAACCCAAACA TGGCTCCAGCCATGGTTATCCTGCTCTCTGTTTGTGGCGTGGCTGCAGTCCTTctcctgtgcctgtgtgtgtgtctctgcaagTGCTTCGTCTGCATCGAGG gTCGATGA